TGTATTACACAGGAGGTACAGTTGAGATgattgtaatggtcccttctggccttaaaatccatgaattaAACATTGATACTGTCATAGGTCCTAGAAGCCAACCATAATgaatccccattgtgctagatggaAACAGAAAATGGCAATCCCTAGTTCTGATTTGCTAGAGTTTTACATTGCATTGACATTGCAAAGGGACAATGCACAAGGGGTAAGGCTGGGCACAATCAAGACCAATACTTGTAAGAGTGGTGTGCTCTTCCCTCGTTCATCTTAATGTGGTGTCAACTCTGAGACCTCATTATCTCAAATTATATACCAGCAATGTCATTTTTGGAGAAACATCAAACTCTGTGGGCTTATCCCATCTTCTTGGGGTGTTAAATCTGAAAAATAATGATCACAATGTTAATGTCATTGCTGGTCATTTTTGCATATGTGTTAATCTCTGGCTGCTGAATGTAATATCAAatattggggtgcaggaaagtAAGGCTACTGGTTGCGGCAAGTAGAAAACTAAGGCCCTTCTTCTACAAATTGCTTAATTTAGGTGTACACCTGCATTCATATGGAACCTAGCTGAGGTCAGTGGGGCTGCATGTGGGCACATGGCTGAGGCACCGCTGGCAATATTTGGATGAAGAGTTCCCCATGTCCAGTCACTACCAGCACTGCCCACAAGGGGTAGGACATAACAAATCTGCATCTCCCCTCTGCTGCTAAATACATAATTTGCCTCCTGGGTGCTAATCCATGTGTAAACACAGCATagctctctgcccccctctgaacaatttacaaagggttgtagtggattctccatcactgacaacgtTTAAAGCAagcctggattttttttctaaaagatctgcactagGAATTATATTAGGTattattctatggcctgtgttatacaggagattggactagatgatcacaatggtcccttctgtccttgcaATCTGAGAATTTAGCCAAGCTCACACAGGAAACGtaccagagcagggaactgaaagtGGTTTTCCCAAGTTCCAAGCTAGTGTCCTAGCTACTGGCACATCCTTCGTTTGGTATTAAGTCATATATGTATCGGGCATCCAAATCCCTTCAGCAGCTTTGACAAAGTTTGGACTTTgggctattgacttcagtgggactacttgtgtgtaTAATGCAAGAAAGGATTTAGCAATCAAGATAGGACAGATCCCCCAGTCATGCACTTAGAATGAATTTTTACTGAAAAGCTTTCTCAATGTCTCTTTAACCTctgtgttcctcaggctgtataCGATGGGGTTGATCAGTGGGGTCACCACTGTGTACAGCATGGAGAAGACCTTGTTTAAGTTTGGCCACTGGTTGGCTACGGGAGCCGCGTAGACCACCATAAGCGTGCCATAGAACACAGACACCACAATGAGGTGGGacgagcaggtggagaaggctttctGCTTCCCTGTGGAAGAAGGGATCTttaggatggtggagatgatttTGTAGTAGGACAGTAGGGTTAGAAGGAAGGGCGAGAAGGACACAAGGGAGGCTATGATGAAAGCCGGTATCCTGACCATGTAGGTATCCCCACAGGAAAGTTTAATGATAGGTGTCaggtcacagaagaaatggtcaaTCTCCTTGGAAGCACAGAAAGGTAACCTAGAAACCATGGGCATGGTGACCACCAGTGAGAGGAACCCGATAACCCATGACCCCGCTGCCAACTGAAAGCAAAGCTGGAAGCTCATGGTGGAGGCGTAATGCAGTGGTTTGCATATGGCCAAGTAGCGGTCGTAGGACATGGCAGCAAGCAGGAAGCACTCCGCAACCGCCAGAGAGCCAAAGATGTAGAACTGCAGGAGGCAAGCAGAGAAGGAAACCTCTTCTTGTACAACCAGAAGAGTTTTCAGCATCTTGGGGGCAATGCTGGTAGTGTAGCAGACTTCCAGGACAGACAGGTTGcccaggaaaaagtacatggggttGTGCAGGTTGTGGTTATATGATACCGTCACAATGATCAGGATATTCCCTGTGAGTGTTACTATGTAGACAGCCAGGAACACCACGAATATAGGGATCTTCAGCTCATGAAGGTCAccaaatcccaggaggatgaactcTGTGATGGTCGTTTGGTTTTCCCCCTCTACGTCAGACATGTCTtcacagagagaaaaagaaaccCAGAAGAACATTGTTAGCTCTGAGAACACggctttattaataataattattatttatgtattatttattttattaccatAACACATAAAAGCATCAGTACTGGACCAGGACCcaattgtactaggtgctgtgcaaacacagaacaaaagggcaGTTTATGCCCCAAGGATTTTACAGTCTAAGTATCAGActagagacaacagatggagacagacagacagaggagtacaaggaaacactgAGACTGGATTCTTCgattccaaggctggaagggaccattgtgatcatgtagtctgacctattgtataacacaggccagagaacttctccaaaatatttcctagagcagatctcttagaaaaacatcctctGGTCCACACTGACTCTTTTTAAGTGAAAAAGGTGGTGATAGACATGATAAATGTAAACCAGCATTGATAATATCTGTATATGAGTGCATACAATAGTGAGTAATTCTTAGACATGGTCAAAATTGTATGAACAAGACTTTTCCCATCTTAAAACGTAGTTTAaatgaaattgaaaggaaaatgacaattgtaagatttttttattttcatgaaaaatatagTTCTAGATtgacatttcaacttaaaatgtcaatttcaaaatatacttttcatttaattttgacatttctttttttttcattttgatgacattaaaaaacattttattttgaaatgatgaaagaaacatttcattttgatcaaaaatgtctttttttattttaaaatacagatttttttgtttgagaaaaaaattaatatttcaatAATTTGCCCCAGTttgcaatgaaaacaaatgttgaagtATCAGAATTTCCTACAGGATGCAAATTCCATTTTTCGAGCAGCTCTGCTAATTCTGCAAACACTATGACATATAGGTCAGCTTTGAAGAATTAAATTTTTATCagcaaatgttgataaatgtcgATGTCACAGTACACATACAGattgatgaaaaatatttccatctataGTCATTGAAATTTATAGGcaggcaaagtttaaaaaaaaatccaaaaaacctTCAATAACTACAAAAAACTTCAGCAGAATTatgccaatttgcaccagctgaagatgtGAAATTCATGTGAATGGATGCTCCCGATAGTAAGCAGTAAGCatgtttttaattgtttgtaGAAATCTTTGGGGTTAATTTTCAAGTCCACATTGACTGAAAACTCCCATCA
The window above is part of the Chrysemys picta bellii isolate R12L10 chromosome 12, ASM1138683v2, whole genome shotgun sequence genome. Proteins encoded here:
- the LOC101953218 gene encoding olfactory receptor 6F1-like, giving the protein MSDVEGENQTTITEFILLGFGDLHELKIPIFVVFLAVYIVTLTGNILIIVTVSYNHNLHNPMYFFLGNLSVLEVCYTTSIAPKMLKTLLVVQEEVSFSACLLQFYIFGSLAVAECFLLAAMSYDRYLAICKPLHYASTMSFQLCFQLAAGSWVIGFLSLVVTMPMVSRLPFCASKEIDHFFCDLTPIIKLSCGDTYMVRIPAFIIASLVSFSPFLLTLLSYYKIISTILKIPSSTGKQKAFSTCSSHLIVVSVFYGTLMVVYAAPVANQWPNLNKVFSMLYTVVTPLINPIVYSLRNTEVKETLRKLFSKNSF